A window of Melopsittacus undulatus isolate bMelUnd1 chromosome 2, bMelUnd1.mat.Z, whole genome shotgun sequence contains these coding sequences:
- the KCTD21 gene encoding BTB/POZ domain-containing protein KCTD21: MSEPITLNVGGKLYTTSLSTLTSFPDSMLGAMFSGKIPTKKDSQGNCFIDRDGKIFRYILNFLRTSHLDLPEDFQEMGLLRREVDFYQIQPLIEALQEKEVELSKAEKNAMLNISLDQKTQTVHFTVREAPQIYSLSSSNMEVFSAHIFSTSCLFLKLLGSKLYYCFNGNLSSISSYLQDPNHLTLDWVASVEGLPEEEYTRQNLKRLWVVPDNKQINSFQVFVEEVLKIAMSDGFCIDSSHPHTSDFMNNKIIRLIRYK, from the coding sequence ATGTCAGAACCCATCACGCTCAATGTTGGAGGCAAACTCTACACCACCTCTCTGTCCACCCTGACGAGCTTCCCAGACTCCATGCTGGGGGCCATGTTTAGTGGGAAGATCCCAACCAAGAAGGACAGCCAAGGCAACTGCTTTATTGACAGAGATGGCAAAATCTTCCGCTACATCCTGAACTTCTTAAGAACTTCCCACCTGGACCTTCCCGAAGACTTCCAGGAAATGGGTTTGCTCCGAAGGGAAGTAGATTTCTATCAAATCCAGCCCCTGATTGAAGCCTTGCAGGAGAAGGAGGTGGAGCTttctaaagcagagaaaaatgccATGCTCAACATCAGCCTCGATCAGAAGACCCAGACCGTTCACTTCACCGTCCGAGAAGCACCCCAGATCTACAGCCTGTCTTCCTCCAACATGGAAGTGTTCAGCGCTCACATCTTCTCCACGTCATGCCTGTTCCTGAAGCTCCTCGGTTCCAAACTTTACTATTGCTTCAATGGAAACCTCTCATCGATATCCAGCTACTTGCAGGACCCCAACCATTTGACCTTAGATTGGGTTGCAAGTGTGGAAGGTCTTCCTGAAGAGGAATACACCAGGCAGAACTTAAAGAGACTCTGGGTGGTGCCAGATAATAAGCAGATCAATAGTTTCCAAGTGTTTGTGGAAGAAGTGCTAAAAATAGCCATGAGTGATGGTTTCTGCATAGATTCTTCTCATCCACATACTTCAGACTTCATGAATAATAAGATTATTCGCCTAATTCGGTACAAGTAG